A genomic stretch from Nitrospirota bacterium includes:
- a CDS encoding type II toxin-antitoxin system RelE/ParE family toxin — MRRIIWTRRAIEDTQAIKTFIERDSPYAADLVVKRIVAAVEQLPAFPESGRIVPEYQEPTLREIIRPPYRIVYRLRQEEVHVITVHHAARLL; from the coding sequence ATGAGACGGATCATCTGGACGCGCCGGGCCATCGAAGACACGCAAGCCATCAAAACCTTCATCGAGCGAGACTCGCCATACGCCGCCGATCTGGTCGTCAAGCGCATCGTCGCAGCCGTCGAACAACTCCCGGCCTTTCCTGAGTCGGGCCGCATCGTGCCCGAATATCAGGAGCCGACCCTGCGCGAGATCATTCGCCCACCCTATCGCATCGTCTATCGTCTGCGGCAGGAAGAGGTTCACGTCATTACGGTCCATCACGCAGCACGCCTGCTGC
- a CDS encoding DUF5618 family protein gives MQKEALRYLHNARDLLKQVPIEDDIYLDRKPVREALGTAYLAVLEAINQGLLKRGVPERALPQSVDGYRRALQKYLAIHNGRLLREFNNLYDTLHTAGYYRGLLYNANIVKDALKAARMFVEKVG, from the coding sequence ATGCAGAAAGAGGCCCTTCGCTATCTTCACAACGCCAGAGATCTGCTCAAGCAGGTACCAATCGAGGACGACATCTACCTTGACCGGAAGCCAGTTCGTGAAGCGCTGGGCACGGCGTATCTCGCCGTGCTGGAGGCCATTAATCAGGGACTCTTGAAGCGAGGAGTTCCCGAACGGGCGCTCCCTCAATCCGTGGATGGCTACCGCCGTGCCCTGCAAAAGTACCTGGCGATCCATAACGGCAGGCTGCTCCGGGAGTTCAACAACCTTTACGACACCCTCCACACTGCCGGCTACTACCGCGGACTGCTGTACAACGCAAACATCGTGAAGGATGCGCTGAAGGCGGCGCGCATGTTTGTCGAGAAAGTGGGTTAG
- a CDS encoding DUF971 domain-containing protein, whose protein sequence is MTALEPRDMAWLDKGLLGIEWSDGHKGIYPVRYLRQHCPCAACTDEWTGELRLKPDDVPMFIAVQDIEAVGRYALKFAFSDGHDSGIYSFTFLRRHCQCDSCVPVKPEQPRSRRLL, encoded by the coding sequence GTGACAGCCCTCGAGCCCCGGGACATGGCCTGGCTGGACAAGGGCCTGCTCGGGATCGAGTGGTCGGACGGACACAAGGGCATCTATCCGGTCCGCTACCTGCGGCAACATTGTCCCTGCGCCGCCTGCACCGATGAGTGGACCGGGGAGCTGCGCCTCAAGCCGGATGACGTTCCGATGTTCATCGCCGTGCAGGACATCGAGGCGGTCGGCCGGTACGCGCTCAAGTTCGCCTTCAGCGACGGGCACGATTCGGGCATCTACTCCTTCACCTTCCTCCGCCGCCACTGCCAGTGCGACTCGTGCGTGCCGGTGAAGCCGGAACAGCCCAGGAGCCGGCGGCTTCTGTGA
- the glgA gene encoding glycogen synthase GlgA — MAERSCKVLMVSSEAVPFAKTGGLADVAGALPRELANLGHQVRLVIPRYGTIGDRYGFREWKRIEVPGPAGPVPAVIERSVMPGCDVPVLAIRHDHYFNRAGLYGEAGSDYPDNLDRFAFFCQAVMELVPLLSRGEGEGGEADGGGWTPDLLHAHDWQTALVPVYRRTLYAGQPALAKLRSLFTVHNMGYQGLFPASAYPKTGLGWEWFTPQWLEFYGQLNLLKGGLVSADWLTTVSPTYSREIQTAELGFGLEGVVLERRDRVVGIVNGIDVDQWNPATDPHLPARYSPRDLSGKRTCKEALQREMSLPVRDVPLVGIVSRLSWQKGLDLLAEALPALMNRDLQLVLLGTGEPALEAQFRALRDRFPKQLGLRIGFDEGLAHRIEAGADLFLMPSRYEPCGLTQLASLRYGTVPVVRRTGGLADTVVPYGAGTGSEGPATGFQFQDATPDSLREAVELALLVYADRDRWLKLIRAGMETDVSWAKSARAYAGLYRRMLEGKPRDG, encoded by the coding sequence ATGGCTGAACGGTCCTGCAAGGTCTTGATGGTCTCCTCGGAGGCCGTGCCCTTCGCCAAGACGGGCGGGCTGGCCGACGTAGCGGGGGCCCTGCCGCGCGAATTGGCCAACCTAGGCCATCAGGTCCGGTTGGTGATTCCACGGTATGGAACGATTGGAGACCGGTACGGCTTCCGGGAATGGAAGCGGATCGAGGTGCCCGGTCCGGCCGGTCCGGTTCCCGCCGTGATCGAGCGGAGCGTGATGCCGGGCTGCGACGTGCCGGTGCTGGCGATCCGCCATGACCACTATTTCAACCGGGCTGGGCTCTATGGGGAGGCCGGATCGGATTATCCCGACAACCTGGACCGTTTCGCCTTTTTCTGCCAGGCGGTGATGGAGCTGGTCCCTCTCTTGTCACGCGGGGAAGGCGAGGGGGGCGAGGCGGACGGGGGGGGATGGACGCCGGACCTCCTGCACGCGCACGACTGGCAGACGGCGCTCGTTCCCGTGTACCGGCGGACGCTCTACGCGGGCCAGCCGGCGCTCGCGAAGCTGCGCAGCCTGTTCACCGTCCACAACATGGGCTACCAGGGCCTCTTTCCCGCCTCGGCCTATCCCAAGACCGGGCTCGGCTGGGAGTGGTTCACGCCGCAATGGCTGGAGTTCTACGGACAGCTCAACCTGCTCAAGGGCGGGTTGGTCTCAGCCGACTGGCTCACGACCGTCAGCCCGACCTACAGCCGGGAGATCCAGACGGCGGAGCTCGGGTTCGGCCTGGAGGGGGTGGTGCTGGAGCGGAGGGACCGGGTGGTCGGCATCGTGAACGGGATCGACGTGGACCAGTGGAACCCGGCGACCGATCCGCACCTGCCGGCCCGCTACTCGCCGCGGGACCTCTCCGGTAAGCGGACCTGCAAGGAGGCGCTGCAGCGGGAGATGAGCCTGCCGGTCCGGGACGTGCCCCTCGTCGGGATCGTCTCCCGGCTTTCCTGGCAGAAGGGGCTCGACCTGCTGGCCGAGGCCCTGCCGGCCCTGATGAACCGGGATCTGCAGCTCGTGCTCCTGGGGACGGGCGAGCCGGCGCTGGAGGCACAATTCCGCGCCCTGCGCGACCGGTTCCCCAAGCAGCTCGGCCTGCGCATCGGGTTCGACGAGGGCCTGGCGCACCGGATCGAGGCGGGAGCCGACCTGTTCCTCATGCCGTCCCGCTACGAGCCCTGCGGGCTGACCCAGTTGGCCAGCCTCCGTTACGGGACCGTCCCCGTCGTCCGCCGCACCGGCGGGTTGGCCGATACGGTCGTGCCCTATGGAGCCGGGACCGGTTCGGAGGGGCCAGCCACCGGCTTCCAGTTTCAGGATGCGACTCCGGACTCGCTGCGGGAAGCGGTTGAGCTGGCCCTGCTCGTCTATGCGGACCGTGACCGGTGGCTGAAGTTGATACGGGCCGGGATGGAGACGGACGTCTCCTGGGCCAAATCGGCGCGGGCCTACGCCGGCCTCTACCGGCGGATGCTGGAGGGGAAGCCGCGTGATGGGTGA
- a CDS encoding DEAD/DEAH box helicase, which translates to MTTDELEKLLAEQPVSRLHRLAHGRVHRHFRLGKRRLIEALLRHTAENRAGLESDLTALIEEGAKKPQPAAREGKPRPPAPGSSHVNQSEKHRGHGEKEPAEPAPDLSAFLEGIGVPPPRPFIPDAWQEEALGHLATTDVIVSVPTGSGKTYVAVEAARRAIEAEETVIYTSPLKALSNTKYTEFSRLFGADQVGILTGDRKDNQQAPLLIMTTEILRNLLYDAAGGEIDVRLDTLGLVIMDESQYLADPERGVVWEETIIFCPTQARLLLLSASIGNPQDIADWLTSIRPTPCHLVRHHRRSVPLRAGYLHPNGKLAPLFRSVGIPHSPHFPLHPETKRLFSQYEEETLRPSR; encoded by the coding sequence ATGACCACTGATGAACTCGAAAAACTGCTCGCCGAACAGCCGGTCAGCCGGCTGCATCGGCTGGCCCACGGACGGGTACACCGGCACTTCCGCTTGGGCAAGCGGCGGCTGATCGAGGCCCTGCTCCGACACACGGCGGAGAACCGGGCCGGCCTGGAGTCGGATTTGACGGCCCTGATCGAGGAAGGGGCCAAGAAGCCACAGCCAGCCGCCCGAGAGGGCAAGCCCAGGCCTCCGGCCCCCGGCTCTTCGCATGTCAATCAGTCGGAGAAGCACCGGGGCCACGGGGAGAAGGAGCCGGCTGAGCCGGCGCCGGACCTCTCGGCCTTTTTGGAAGGCATCGGGGTCCCGCCTCCCCGCCCCTTCATACCGGACGCCTGGCAGGAGGAGGCCCTGGGCCACTTGGCCACGACGGACGTGATCGTCAGCGTGCCGACCGGCAGCGGCAAGACCTACGTGGCGGTCGAGGCCGCGCGACGGGCCATCGAGGCGGAGGAGACCGTGATCTACACCTCGCCCCTCAAGGCCCTCTCGAACACCAAGTACACGGAGTTTTCGCGGCTGTTCGGAGCCGACCAGGTGGGCATTCTCACGGGCGATCGGAAGGACAACCAGCAGGCCCCACTCCTGATCATGACCACGGAGATCCTGCGGAACCTGCTCTACGACGCGGCGGGCGGCGAGATTGACGTGCGGCTGGACACGCTCGGCCTCGTCATCATGGACGAATCCCAGTACCTGGCCGATCCGGAGCGGGGAGTCGTCTGGGAGGAAACGATCATCTTCTGTCCGACCCAGGCCCGGCTCCTGTTGCTGTCGGCGTCCATCGGCAACCCGCAGGACATCGCCGACTGGCTGACCAGCATCAGACCCACGCCCTGCCACCTGGTCCGGCACCACCGTCGCTCGGTGCCGCTCCGCGCCGGCTATCTCCACCCCAACGGCAAGCTGGCCCCGCTCTTCCGCTCCGTGGGGATTCCGCACAGTCCCCACTTCCCGCTCCACCCGGAAACCAAGCGCCTGTTTTCCCAGTACGAGGAAGAGACGCTGCGCCCCAGCCGGTGA
- the glgC gene encoding glucose-1-phosphate adenylyltransferase translates to MRNILTMILAGGKGERLYPLTQHRAKPAVPFGGKYRIIDFTLSNCINSGLRQIAVLIQYKSHSLDRHIRVGWDILNPELGEFIASIPPQQRISEDWYRGTADAVYQNLFLLENEPPEFLLVLAGDHIYKMNYADMYDFLLAKQADAVVGALEFPLEEASRFGVLGVDEDCRIVRFDEKPAAPMPLPGDPAHAFVSMGIYLFRTEVIRKHLVEDAQRETLHDFGRNIVPRMIQQSRVYAFKFQDENKKAVKYWRDIGTLDAYWEANMDLVAVDPLFNLYDQNWPIRTYQGQFPPAKFVFAQDFQGGRMGVALDSIVCGGCIISGGRVQNSVLSPNVRVEDHAEVRESIVMESVHIGEHARIRRAIIDKEVIIPPKTEIGYDLEADRSRFTVTESGLVVISKGMKLNASVHSSG, encoded by the coding sequence ATGCGGAACATCCTGACGATGATCCTGGCCGGGGGCAAGGGCGAACGGCTGTACCCGCTCACACAGCACCGGGCCAAGCCGGCCGTGCCTTTCGGGGGCAAGTACCGGATCATTGATTTCACCCTCAGCAACTGCATCAACTCCGGGCTCCGGCAGATCGCGGTGCTGATCCAGTACAAGTCCCACTCGCTGGACCGGCACATCCGCGTCGGCTGGGACATCCTGAACCCCGAGCTCGGCGAGTTCATCGCCTCGATCCCTCCCCAGCAGCGGATCAGCGAGGACTGGTACAGGGGCACCGCCGACGCGGTCTACCAGAACCTGTTCCTGCTGGAGAACGAGCCGCCGGAATTCCTCCTGGTCCTGGCCGGCGACCACATCTACAAGATGAACTACGCCGACATGTACGACTTCCTGCTCGCCAAGCAGGCCGACGCGGTGGTGGGCGCCCTGGAGTTTCCGCTGGAGGAGGCCAGCCGGTTCGGCGTGCTCGGGGTGGACGAGGACTGCCGGATCGTCCGGTTCGACGAGAAGCCGGCCGCTCCGATGCCGCTCCCCGGCGATCCGGCCCATGCGTTCGTCTCGATGGGCATCTACCTGTTCCGCACCGAGGTCATCCGCAAGCACCTCGTCGAGGACGCGCAGCGGGAGACCCTGCACGACTTCGGCCGGAACATCGTGCCGCGCATGATCCAGCAGAGCCGGGTCTACGCCTTCAAGTTCCAGGACGAAAACAAGAAGGCGGTGAAGTACTGGCGGGATATCGGGACCCTGGACGCCTATTGGGAGGCCAACATGGATCTGGTCGCGGTGGACCCGCTCTTCAACCTCTACGACCAGAACTGGCCGATCCGTACTTACCAGGGCCAATTCCCGCCCGCCAAGTTCGTCTTCGCTCAGGATTTCCAGGGCGGGCGGATGGGCGTGGCCCTGGACTCGATCGTCTGCGGCGGCTGCATCATCTCGGGCGGCCGCGTGCAGAACTCCGTGCTGTCCCCGAACGTCCGGGTCGAGGACCACGCCGAGGTCCGCGAGTCGATCGTCATGGAGAGCGTCCACATCGGCGAGCACGCGCGCATCCGGCGCGCGATCATCGACAAAGAAGTGATCATCCCCCCCAAGACCGAGATCGGCTACGACCTGGAGGCCGATCGAAGCCGCTTTACGGTCACCGAGTCCGGTCTCGTGGTCATTTCTAAAGGAATGAAACTGAATGCCTCCGTCCATTCATCCGGTTGA
- a CDS encoding ABC transporter ATP-binding protein has translation MAESSVEIREVVKRHGQTVAVDRCSLEVRRGEFFSILGPSGSGKTTMLRLLAGFEEPDEGEILIEGRSMRHVPPNRRPVNLVFQQYALFPHLSVFRNVAFGLEMRGTGRAEIHARVSAALDTVRLAGKLDRLPAQLSGGEQQRVALARALVNRPSVLLLDEPLGALDQQLRQEMQVELKTIQEQVGITFVCVTHHQEEALTMSDRVAVMHHGRLVQVGAPREIYEAPATSFVAGFIGESNCLAGRLAGESGPWCRMTVPELPSVTVLAQPPDGLGAGAGVTLLLRPERVHLSREINVGGFENVVPARVGKAIYNGSEIQYLVSLAESVVWKVKVPNAGGDQKQFLPGEAVFVRWRAGEGVVLTE, from the coding sequence GTGGCCGAATCCAGCGTCGAAATTCGCGAGGTGGTCAAGCGACACGGTCAGACCGTGGCGGTGGACCGTTGCTCGCTGGAGGTCCGGCGGGGAGAGTTCTTTTCCATTCTGGGCCCCAGCGGGTCCGGCAAGACCACGATGTTGCGGCTCCTGGCTGGCTTCGAAGAGCCGGACGAGGGGGAGATCCTCATCGAGGGCCGGTCCATGCGCCACGTTCCGCCGAACCGGCGGCCGGTCAATCTGGTCTTTCAGCAGTACGCCCTGTTCCCCCACCTGAGCGTGTTCCGCAACGTGGCCTTCGGGCTCGAAATGCGGGGGACCGGCCGGGCCGAAATCCACGCACGGGTCTCCGCCGCGCTGGACACGGTCAGGCTGGCCGGCAAGCTGGACCGTCTGCCGGCCCAGCTCTCGGGAGGGGAACAGCAGCGGGTGGCCCTGGCCCGCGCCCTGGTCAACCGCCCCTCCGTGCTCCTGCTGGACGAGCCGCTCGGCGCCCTGGATCAGCAGCTCCGTCAGGAGATGCAGGTCGAGTTGAAGACGATCCAGGAACAGGTGGGCATCACCTTCGTCTGCGTCACCCATCACCAGGAAGAAGCGCTCACGATGTCGGATCGGGTCGCGGTCATGCACCACGGTCGCCTCGTGCAGGTCGGGGCTCCCCGGGAGATCTACGAGGCTCCGGCCACGTCGTTCGTGGCGGGTTTCATCGGGGAGTCCAATTGTCTCGCCGGACGGCTGGCTGGCGAGTCCGGCCCCTGGTGCCGGATGACGGTGCCGGAGCTTCCGAGCGTGACGGTCCTGGCGCAGCCGCCCGACGGCCTCGGAGCCGGGGCCGGAGTGACGCTCCTGCTCCGCCCCGAGCGCGTGCACCTGTCCCGCGAGATCAACGTTGGGGGGTTCGAGAACGTCGTTCCCGCCAGGGTCGGCAAAGCGATCTACAACGGGAGCGAAATCCAGTACCTGGTGAGCCTCGCCGAGTCCGTCGTGTGGAAGGTCAAGGTGCCGAACGCGGGCGGAGATCAGAAACAGTTCCTGCCGGGCGAGGCGGTCTTCGTCCGCTGGAGGGCGGGAGAGGGAGTGGTCCTGACCGAGTGA
- a CDS encoding ABC transporter permease — protein MTDAAKGRGGDGAIAPSPRLRVGLFARHPSRVTGTWLLAPALAWMGAFFFFPVLLVLAISFASRGTYGGVEWTFSLANYAETAHPLYLKIFARSLALAAATTVLCLVLGFPLAYYIARLPPRRQQVWLLLVMIPFWTNFLVRTYAWMFLLRTEGLLNTVLLSLGLVSSPLEILYTDAAVLIGLVYGYLPFMVLPLYAAVERLSPSMVEAAWDLYATAWAVFWRVILPLTRPGVVAGCILVFIPSLGSFLTPDLLGGARNMMVGNLIQHEYLVVRDWPLGSAISLVLMGLVLLGVLAYFRMDGGRTSLEAQR, from the coding sequence ATGACGGACGCGGCGAAGGGGCGAGGGGGGGACGGGGCGATCGCCCCGTCCCCGCGTCTCCGCGTTGGGCTCTTCGCCCGTCACCCGTCACGCGTCACCGGGACGTGGCTTCTAGCCCCGGCCCTGGCCTGGATGGGAGCCTTTTTCTTCTTCCCCGTTTTGCTGGTGCTGGCGATCAGCTTTGCGTCGCGCGGGACCTACGGAGGGGTGGAATGGACCTTCAGCCTGGCCAACTATGCGGAGACGGCGCATCCGCTCTATCTGAAGATCTTCGCCCGCTCGCTGGCCCTGGCCGCAGCCACGACGGTCCTGTGCCTCGTCCTGGGATTTCCCTTGGCTTACTACATCGCCAGACTTCCGCCGCGCCGGCAGCAGGTCTGGCTGCTCCTGGTCATGATCCCCTTCTGGACCAATTTTCTGGTCCGCACCTACGCCTGGATGTTCCTGCTCCGGACCGAGGGGCTGCTGAACACCGTCCTGCTGAGCCTGGGGCTCGTCAGCAGCCCGCTTGAAATCCTTTACACGGACGCGGCCGTGCTGATCGGGCTGGTCTACGGCTACCTCCCGTTCATGGTTCTTCCGCTCTACGCGGCCGTCGAGCGGCTGTCCCCTTCGATGGTGGAAGCGGCGTGGGACCTCTACGCCACGGCCTGGGCCGTCTTCTGGCGGGTGATCCTGCCCCTCACCAGGCCGGGCGTGGTCGCCGGCTGTATCCTGGTCTTCATCCCGTCCCTGGGCTCGTTCCTGACACCGGACCTGCTGGGCGGGGCGCGGAACATGATGGTCGGGAACCTGATCCAGCACGAATATCTGGTCGTGCGCGACTGGCCGCTCGGTTCGGCCATCTCGCTGGTCCTGATGGGGCTGGTCCTGCTGGGCGTGCTGGCCTATTTCAGGATGGATGGGGGCCGGACCAGCCTGGAGGCGCAGCGATGA
- a CDS encoding ABC transporter permease, whose protein sequence is MSRRHRWLLAASAADLLFLYAPIAVLIVFSFNGSRLSAVWQGATLEWYRLLVQDEALLAAVRNSLAVGTVSTVVATLLGLSAAVGLERLPLRGQRLVEGAMLFPLVVPEIMMGVALMLFFILVKLPLGLATVMIGHAAFNVPVVMVIVRARLRKLDPALEEAARDLGATPWQAFRRVTLPLLAPAVLGAVLMAFTVSLDDFIVTFFTAGPGSTTLPLKVYSMVKSGVSPEINALSAVLVLLSMGLIGVSLALQRR, encoded by the coding sequence ATGAGCCGGCGACACCGGTGGCTGTTGGCGGCCAGCGCGGCCGACCTCCTGTTCCTCTACGCGCCGATCGCGGTCCTCATCGTGTTCTCGTTCAACGGGTCCCGCCTCTCCGCCGTCTGGCAGGGAGCCACGCTGGAGTGGTACCGGCTGCTGGTCCAGGACGAGGCCCTGCTCGCGGCCGTGCGAAACAGCTTGGCGGTGGGGACGGTCTCCACGGTCGTCGCGACGCTGCTGGGCCTGTCCGCAGCCGTGGGGCTGGAGCGGCTGCCGCTCCGGGGACAGCGGCTCGTGGAGGGCGCGATGCTGTTCCCACTGGTCGTCCCGGAGATCATGATGGGCGTGGCCCTGATGCTCTTCTTCATCCTGGTCAAGCTGCCGCTCGGGCTGGCCACCGTGATGATCGGCCACGCCGCCTTCAACGTGCCGGTCGTGATGGTCATCGTCCGGGCCAGGCTGCGGAAGCTGGACCCGGCGCTCGAAGAGGCGGCGCGCGACCTCGGCGCGACCCCGTGGCAGGCGTTCCGGCGCGTCACGCTCCCGCTCCTCGCGCCGGCCGTCCTTGGAGCAGTCCTGATGGCCTTCACGGTCTCGCTGGACGACTTCATCGTGACGTTCTTCACGGCCGGCCCCGGCTCCACGACGCTGCCCTTGAAGGTCTACTCGATGGTGAAGTCCGGGGTGTCTCCGGAGATCAACGCCCTGTCGGCCGTGCTGGTGCTCCTCTCCATGGGGCTGATCGGCGTCTCGCTGGCGCTCCAGCGTCGCTGA
- a CDS encoding spermidine/putrescine ABC transporter substrate-binding protein, whose amino-acid sequence MTRKPIVCLWLCSLLLLSCQPGQEDGTEGGAKTGTATLHYFTWSDYVDRELIEEFERTAGAKVVVDTFGSNEELLAKLQSGADGYDVVVPSDFMVSIMIKQGLLAELDLTRIPNASLLLERLQRLPFDPDHRYSIPYLWGTVGIGYDSAVVTAPPDSWEALWDSRYRGKISMLNDQREVFAVALRSTGESINARNPAAIERAKAKLMRQKPLVKSYNSENYDQLLASGEVVLAHGWGGAVARAMAERPSIRYAIPKEGGTIWADCLTVLKTSPRKDLAMRFVNYLLDANVAARTTDRILFASSNRKAKALVRAGLRDNPAVYPPDSSLDRLEWMSDVGEAVRLYDRAWTELKLL is encoded by the coding sequence ATGACGCGAAAACCGATCGTCTGCCTGTGGCTCTGCTCGCTCCTGCTGCTCTCCTGCCAGCCTGGCCAGGAGGACGGGACGGAGGGCGGGGCCAAGACGGGGACGGCCACGCTCCACTACTTTACCTGGTCGGACTATGTGGACCGGGAGCTGATCGAGGAGTTCGAGCGGACCGCGGGCGCCAAGGTCGTGGTGGACACCTTCGGCAGCAACGAAGAGCTGCTGGCCAAGCTCCAGAGCGGCGCGGACGGGTACGACGTGGTCGTGCCCTCGGATTTCATGGTGTCGATCATGATCAAACAGGGGCTCTTGGCCGAGCTGGATTTGACCAGGATTCCGAACGCGAGCCTGTTGTTAGAGCGGCTGCAGCGCCTGCCGTTCGATCCGGACCACCGCTATTCGATCCCCTACCTGTGGGGCACCGTGGGGATCGGCTACGATTCGGCCGTGGTGACGGCTCCGCCGGACAGTTGGGAAGCTCTCTGGGATTCACGCTACCGGGGGAAAATCAGCATGCTGAACGACCAGCGGGAGGTGTTCGCCGTCGCCCTGCGTTCCACGGGGGAGTCCATCAACGCCAGGAATCCCGCGGCGATCGAGCGGGCCAAGGCCAAGCTGATGCGCCAGAAGCCGCTGGTCAAGAGCTACAACAGCGAGAACTACGACCAGTTGCTGGCCTCCGGCGAGGTCGTCCTGGCCCACGGTTGGGGCGGAGCCGTGGCCCGCGCGATGGCGGAGCGTCCGAGCATCCGATACGCGATTCCCAAAGAGGGAGGCACAATTTGGGCCGACTGCCTCACGGTGCTCAAGACCTCTCCCAGGAAGGACCTGGCCATGCGCTTCGTCAACTATCTGCTGGACGCGAACGTCGCGGCGCGGACGACCGACCGGATTCTGTTCGCCTCCTCCAACCGGAAGGCCAAAGCCCTCGTGCGGGCCGGCCTCAGGGACAATCCGGCGGTGTACCCGCCGGACTCGAGTCTGGACCGGCTTGAATGGATGAGCGACGTCGGAGAAGCCGTCCGGCTGTACGACCGGGCATGGACCGAATTGAAGCTCCTGTGA
- a CDS encoding TolC family protein → MVRSAWLAGVGLMLAGGILVPAAPSSAESPAVPEDKPALKSDAKPEAKAEGKPDVAPAPVLRLSLDEAVALFLRQNLDLLITKFGIDYTKGQEITARLFPNPNLYVGTIGSFIGTQFGRPSNITRSGQVVTMVQQLFEMAGKRGYRIESAGFGTMSAEAAFEDAIRQLSFTVKDTYYRVQLAQRRLALAEENRDRFARILEVNTIRFKKGYIAEVDLIRIRLQVVDFQSQVIQSIQEADTARADLRVLLGLSALTELVLTTELEYKRVEPDVVALRLVALEARPDIRVKRLTQSQRLADLKLAKAYRYPDVTIGAGYGVQGALGPDLQNQAMLNFGVPLPLFNRNQGGIMQAEVAIQQAEADLRKTLIQVESQVDVAYRNLIQSRRLVEAYRAGVLDDARATLTIVERAYERGGATILDLLDAARTSRTIQQNYIEALFGYQRNVYLLESAVGREIAS, encoded by the coding sequence ATGGTCCGATCGGCATGGCTCGCCGGCGTGGGGCTCATGCTGGCCGGCGGAATCCTGGTTCCAGCGGCCCCGTCGAGCGCTGAGTCGCCCGCAGTCCCGGAGGACAAGCCCGCTCTCAAGTCGGACGCCAAGCCGGAGGCCAAGGCCGAGGGCAAACCCGACGTGGCCCCGGCGCCCGTGCTGCGCCTCAGCCTGGACGAAGCCGTCGCGCTCTTTCTCCGGCAGAACCTGGACCTGCTCATCACGAAGTTCGGGATCGACTATACGAAGGGCCAGGAAATCACCGCGAGGCTCTTTCCGAACCCCAACCTCTACGTCGGCACGATCGGGTCGTTCATCGGGACTCAGTTCGGCCGGCCGTCGAACATCACCAGGAGCGGACAGGTCGTCACGATGGTGCAGCAGCTCTTCGAGATGGCCGGCAAGCGCGGCTATCGGATCGAGAGCGCCGGGTTCGGGACCATGTCGGCGGAGGCGGCGTTCGAGGACGCGATCCGGCAGCTCTCCTTCACGGTCAAGGACACCTACTATCGGGTCCAGTTGGCGCAGCGGCGGCTGGCGCTGGCGGAGGAGAACCGTGACCGGTTCGCGCGCATCCTGGAGGTCAACACGATCCGGTTCAAGAAGGGCTACATCGCCGAGGTGGACCTGATCCGCATCCGGCTCCAGGTCGTGGACTTCCAGTCCCAGGTCATCCAGTCCATCCAGGAGGCGGACACAGCCCGCGCCGACCTCCGGGTGCTGTTGGGCCTGTCGGCCTTGACCGAGCTGGTTCTGACCACGGAACTGGAGTATAAGCGGGTGGAGCCCGACGTCGTGGCGTTGCGGCTCGTCGCGCTGGAAGCCAGGCCGGACATCCGGGTCAAGCGCCTGACGCAATCCCAGCGTCTCGCCGACCTCAAGCTGGCCAAGGCTTACCGCTATCCCGACGTGACGATTGGGGCCGGGTACGGCGTCCAGGGAGCCTTGGGCCCGGACCTCCAAAACCAGGCCATGCTGAACTTCGGCGTCCCGCTTCCGCTGTTCAATCGGAACCAGGGCGGGATCATGCAGGCCGAGGTGGCCATCCAACAGGCGGAGGCGGACCTCCGGAAGACGCTGATTCAGGTGGAGAGCCAGGTGGACGTGGCGTATCGCAACCTGATCCAGAGCCGGCGGCTGGTGGAGGCCTATCGGGCCGGCGTCCTGGACGACGCCCGCGCGACCCTGACGATCGTGGAGCGGGCCTACGAGCGCGGCGGGGCGACGATCCTGGACCTGCTGGATGCGGCCAGGACCTCCCGCACGATCCAGCAGAACTACATCGAGGCCCTCTTCGGCTACCAGCGCAACGTGTATCTGCTGGAGAGCGCGGTGGGGCGGGAGATTGCGTCATGA